The window TATGGTAATAAAAAGTAATGAAACTGGATTCAAACATACATCGTAAGGAAAGAGAAAATGAGAAGCGTCGTCGTAGAAAAACCCGGTCAACTTACCATCGCTCAGCGCCCTGTCCCGGAACCTGGCGCGCATGAGGTCCGGGTGAAAGTCGTCTTCGCGGGCATCTGTGGATCGGATGTGCATATCTATCACGGCCATAACCCTTTTGCGAAATACCCTCGCGTGATTGGACATGAGTTTTTCGGCCTTATCGATGCCGTAGGTGAAGGCGTCGATGGGGCGCGCTTAGGCCAGCGCGTTTCGGTGGATCCGGTCGTCAGCTGCGGTCACTGCTACCCCTGCTCCGTAGGGCGCCCGAATGTGTGCAGCCAGCTCCAGGTCATTGGCGTTCATCGCGACGGCGGCTTCAGCGATTATGTTTGCGTACCGGCGAAAAACGCTTATCCGATCCCGGAGAATATCAGCGATCGCCAGGCGACAATGGTGGAGCCTTTTACCATTGCCGCCAACATTACCGCCCAGATGAAACCTACGCCGCAGGACATCGCTCTGGTCTACGGCGCAGGTCCGATGGGGCTTACCGCCATCCAGGCGCTGAAGGGAGTTTACGGCGTCAGCCAGGTGGTGGTTGCCGATCGCATCCCGGAACGTCTGGAGATGGCGAAAAATAACGGCGCCGACCTGCTCATCAATAATGCCCACCAGCCGCTCG is drawn from Citrobacter rodentium NBRC 105723 = DSM 16636 and contains these coding sequences:
- a CDS encoding Zn-dependent oxidoreductase gives rise to the protein MRSVVVEKPGQLTIAQRPVPEPGAHEVRVKVVFAGICGSDVHIYHGHNPFAKYPRVIGHEFFGLIDAVGEGVDGARLGQRVSVDPVVSCGHCYPCSVGRPNVCSQLQVIGVHRDGGFSDYVCVPAKNAYPIPENISDRQATMVEPFTIAANITAQMKPTPQDIALVYGAGPMGLTAIQALKGVYGVSQVVVADRIPERLEMAKNNGADLLINNAHQPLAERLAQEKIAPTLVIDAACHPAILQEAINLASPAARIGILGFSADPSTVTQQSITSKEISIFSSRLNSARFPMVIEWMEKGQINPDALITHCMPLEQVKEAMDVFAHDQQTCCKVLLQLDK